TCTCCTGACACACGTACTCTAGAGCACTATCGCTCCTGCTTCTCCTGACACACGTACTGTAGAGCACTATTGTTTACTGTAGTAAGGAGACGGAACGGAAACCGAGATGAAAAATGAACTAGGAAGGAGGCAGAGAAGCCCGAAAAATGGCTCCTCCGGCTGCAGTGCCTGGAGCTGGAGCCAGCGGATCCTGGCCAAACGGGCTCCTAGTAACTGAACTTGATCACAATTCTAGGCAGTGGCAAAAAAATGAAACTACCAACCTTATCTCTCAGTAATATTGCTATCACCCATTGTAATACAATTTTTGGCCTTTTGGGTGGAAATCTGTCAGATATTGGTATAGGCGTATAGCCAATTTCACAGTGATACTGACAAATCACACTATGATGCTGGCTCCAGCCTGGCAAATCCTTGTACACCACGATGCGGGAGCTAGTTGAGAATGCCCTTGATTCAGCCGAGTCCATCTCGGAGCTCCCTGACATTGAGATTACAATGTAAGCAATCCCTAAAAGGTATTTTTTTCTGGTGTTTTCTGTTTTGCAATATGGGACAGTACTATATGACTTTTTTTTCCATGTCCTTGTTAGAGAAGAGATCACGAAGAGCAAATTCAACACAATGATAGGGCTTGTTGATCGGGAGCGTGTTGATGAGGCGCTTTATGATGATTTTGAGTCTGAAAAGGCTCGTGAGGTAATGTTAGTTCCTCTAATTGTATTAGTTTCAACATTGTGTGTGCACTGAGAAGTGTGATGGACTTCCACAAACTTGTACTATCCATAATTTTAGTTCCGATGAGTTGTATGATTTTGCAATACTTAGAAACGCCTGGCTAAGGAAGCACGTTTCCAAGAAACTCAAGCTAAAAAtgctgcacttgggaagaaagTTAAGGAGGCTCCAGCTGTTCGAGGAAAAGGCCGGGGCGAGGCTGCATTTTTCAAAGTGACCTGCAAGGTATCGTCGCAAGTTTTGACAATGTGGATTATGTGATGAAAATGTATTTACTTACTTTTGATCTTgattgtttttttcttctttatggaTGCAGGATAATGGTCGAGGTATGCCACATGATGATATCCCAAATATGCTTGGTAGAGGTAAGTCTTAATTGTATCTTTTGTCCATACTATTTCAGTCTTATTTTAGCTGGAGAGGAGATATTACCATGATGTTTGATATCACTGGAGTTATTTACATTTGTGCAGTTTTGTCGGGCACAAAATATGGTTTGAGGCAAACACGTGGGAAGTTTGGACTTGGTGCTAAAATGGTAAACATTCTGCATGAGCTATTTAGAAAAATCCTTTCTAAATTGTATTTTGCTGTGAAGTGTTATTTTTTTGTCATCTTGTCTTTCTACTAGATAAGAATTTTAACGCAAATGGTTAGTTGATTTCTGCATTATCATGAAATGTTGGaattattttctttctcttggtcAGGAATGACTGTCTTGTGGTTAGGATTGGATAGTGCAAGTGCAACCAAGATTAGCCTATCTTCTGCTGTTCTTTATGATGCTTTTATTTCAATTTGTATGTAGCCATGTAAAAGTTGGATCACAGGAAAAAGTAAACTGTTGAGTCACAATCACAAAAGCAATTTGGTTTCAGTTTACATAATCATCCCTTTCTTTCAATTTGTGTTATACCTTTAAAAAAGTGATCTAGTTTTACCATGTCCTCTTGTTTCAATTTTGAGAGTATTCTGATGCTTATTATATCCCGTGTCTAGGAGATGCTTATCTTGTTTTGCCTCTGTAAAACAACTCTGGACGACAAACATTTGATCTGCATTCATATTCTCATGAATTCACCTATTACTGGCTCTTATGTTCTCTGTCTTATAATGGTGGATTAAAACAGGCACTTATATGGTCAAAGATGAGCACAGGGCTTCCTATTGAAATTAAGTCATCAATGAAAGGCCAGCATTATGTTTCATTCTGTCGCCTGGACATAGATATTCATAAGTATGTACAACTTTGTTGGTTCACTGTCTGTCAGAATTATGTTTCATTCTGTTGCCTGGACATAGATATTCATAAGTATGTACAACTTTGTTGGTTCACTGTCTGTTTAACACATAAACTGACTTGATTTTGCTATCTATCTCTATCTGTGTCAATTTAATAACTTCTGCAGTTTAATGTTATCATGCCTCATCCTGGTGTATTCCATTTCTCAGAAATGTCCCTCATGTTCATTTACATGAGAAAAGAGAGAACAAAACTCACTGGCATGGGGCAGAAATTCAAGTTATAATTGAGGGAAATTGGACAACGCATCGTGTGAGTAGCATGTTTTGAAACATTCGAAACATGGAATTATACTGTAAAGCTAATTAAGTGCTCTCTTGCAGTCAAAGATCCTCCATTATATGCGTCAGATGGCGGTCATCACACCATATGCTCAGTTCCTTTTTAGATTTCTAGCTGATGCAGCAGAGTAAGCATTTCATCTATAGCTATTTATGTCATGCAAAATTCATTGcccttcaattttttttcatgaatgattGTTTCTTGCAGCAAAAATTTAACAATAAAGTTTGCACGCCGGACAGATGTTATGCCTCCTGTTCCACTTCAAACAAAGCATCACCCATCTGCTGTTGATTTATTACTGATAAAGCGCTTAATCGCAGAGACTACAAAACAAAATCTTTTGCAGTTTCTGCAACATGAATTTGTGAATATAAGCAAATCGCATGCTGAACGATTAATTGGTGAGTTGTATGATATTAAGTGTGCCCAGTTTGGTCATTATGAAAAAATAACTGATGTCAGTAGTTGCTATCTGTTTTTAACAATCTTGAACTACTATAGTCCAATTTTCTAGAATAGGGAGTAGTATATTTTGGAGATCATGAAGCTATCTTTGGCAGATCTATCTTTGTCTTGCTGTTTATGGTTCTGAGTTCCAGTTATGTTTCTAACATTGCTATTTCAATGTATCCTACTGTCCACTAAAATCATTTACCTAGTCCTATTAGAAACTGTTTGTTCGGCTAAAAATGTTGGTGTACTGTAATTACGTACTTTTGTGTTGCTTGGATCTAGGTTTTACTATAacattttttttacttggcagGGGAGATGGGACCTGATTTTAGTCCAAAAATGACAGTTAAGAGCCTTACATCACAGCAGTTAGTTCGAATACATCAATTATTTCGGCAGGCTAAGTTTGATGATCCCAGTGGCAACGTATGCATCCCCTTCCACCTTTATTTATTTGTTGACTATTCGTTTGCTGCTTTTATATGTGCAACTGGTCCACGGTATCGAAATCAATCAATTCTATAGTGTCTTAGTCCTGCAGGTGAATATAATTTACGTCTGGGTATCATAAAAGAGCTACACCCTGATATGGTGGCAACACATGCAAGCAGGTATATTATTTTAACCAAAGTGAACTCCAGAAGGCATTAATTCTGAATGTTTTGAACATCCTAATAACCTAGTGCTGCCCTTTGTTCAGCCCTCAGGTTTTTGAAGGTCATCCATTTATTGTTGAAGCTGGGATAAGCATTGGTGGAAAAGATGTTAAACAAGTAAGGAAACAACTGAGTGTTTCCCTTGTATGGCAACATTTATGCTTTTATTTATTGTGTTAAAAAAAGGTTCTACAAACATGTTCTTTTTTACCTGTGTTTCCAGCTGTTTTCATTGTGTTTTTACCTGTGTTTCCAGCTGTTTTCAGTGTGTGATAGTAGTTATTGTGAAAATTTCACGATGATTGATTTGCTGTCTTATCCGATGCTAAATTTTTGTTTTGAATTTCCTGGAGTGGGTACTTTCTGTCTGATGTTATACTGAACTCCTACAATGGTTGGCTAGCTAAAGATAGGGTTCTTTCTGAAGGAATTTACAAAATTCACCACCCTAAAAACCGTAAGAATGAGAGTTAGCAATTTTGATCATTGAGATCTGAGCAGACTAGATTAAATACTAATACTAATACCGCCTGCACTTTCTAGAGGCACTGAGTTGTTCCACTTCATTGATTTGATGGAGAAACTTTTAAGGAGTAAACTTGATTGTTTGTCAGTATCGCACATTGAGCTCCAATTCTGGGAAATTGTCCTTTCCATCTGTATTTCAACTTACTGACCTGCTACATGATTCTCTGAGGActaaaattcttttaatgcttatCTCTGTTTTGTGCAGGGTCTAAATATTTTTAGGTTCGCAAACAGAATACCACTTCTTTTTGAACAAGGTGCCGATGTCATCACAAGAACTGCAGTGAAAAGGATCAAGTAAGTTTTGAGTTTAGTTAGTACACCATTTGCATCAGATGTTGGATCTCTTCTATACCTTTTTCCTTCCTGTGTTTTAGTTGGAGCAGCTACAAAATTAATCAACAGCAAGATAAGATTGGTGTCTTTGTGAGCATTGTAAGTACAAAGATACCTTTTAAAGGAACTGGAAAGGAGTACATAGGGGATGACATAACTGAAATATCATCTGCTGTTAAGGTACATTTCAACTTCCTGATTGTTTTGTCTGCAAGGCCATATATTGATAATTCTCTTGCACCTTCAGTCAGCTCTGAAGCAGTGCTGCCTTCAACTGAAGTCTAAGATTGTGAAGAAACTTCAGGCCCGTGAGCGGCAGGACAGGAAAAGGAACTTGAACAGGTAAATTCTACTTAGTGGTCTGAGTGTTGTGTATAATTGACATGGAGGTCAAGATTCTGTTCACCACACATTCCATAATACTTGTTTAACGTTGATATTGGTTGATATATAGTATCATTATTGAGATTCAGGTTCAGTGTAAACTCCAGGGACTAGAGCTGGCTCTCTAATCCTTGCCTACATTTGTAGAAGGGCTTGATTGGGGACTTATTGAATAACTAACTTAGTAATATATGAACAAAATGACAGGCTTCTCCATGCTGACACAAAATT
This portion of the Panicum virgatum strain AP13 chromosome 2N, P.virgatum_v5, whole genome shotgun sequence genome encodes:
- the LOC120660221 gene encoding DNA topoisomerase 6 subunit B isoform X1, which gives rise to MDSSGAEAAAGATETKKKPPAAAKGKAVGKGKPAGPKASASAKESSLLKQKSPAEFFAENKNIAGFDNPGKSLYTTMRELVENALDSAESISELPDIEITIEEITKSKFNTMIGLVDRERVDEALYDDFESEKAREKRLAKEARFQETQAKNAALGKKVKEAPAVRGKGRGEAAFFKVTCKDNGRGMPHDDIPNMLGRVLSGTKYGLRQTRGKFGLGAKMALIWSKMSTGLPIEIKSSMKGQHYVSFCRLDIDIHKYVQLCWFTVCQNYVSFCCLDIDIHKNVPHVHLHEKRENKTHWHGAEIQVIIEGNWTTHRSKILHYMRQMAVITPYAQFLFRFLADAADKNLTIKFARRTDVMPPVPLQTKHHPSAVDLLLIKRLIAETTKQNLLQFLQHEFVNISKSHAERLIGEMGPDFSPKMTVKSLTSQQLVRIHQLFRQAKFDDPSGNCLSPAGEYNLRLGIIKELHPDMVATHASSPQVFEGHPFIVEAGISIGGKDVKQGLNIFRFANRIPLLFEQGADVITRTAVKRINWSSYKINQQQDKIGVFVSIVSTKIPFKGTGKEYIGDDITEISSAVKSALKQCCLQLKSKIVKKLQARERQDRKRNLNRYIPDVARAIMETLVEIADESPPKRPRYDKEDEELLEKINSQEVTEITFKDCLTQHVEQVDYEMALDYAMQSGVSEEPREAIFLNSLEGSYKSVDFRSPVFVFRFIL
- the LOC120660221 gene encoding DNA topoisomerase 6 subunit B isoform X2 gives rise to the protein MDSSGAEAAAGATETKKKPPAAAKGKAVGKGKPAGPKASASAKESSLLKQKSPAEFFAENKNIAGFDNPGKSLYTTMRELVENALDSAESISELPDIEITIEEITKSKFNTMIGLVDRERVDEALYDDFESEKAREKRLAKEARFQETQAKNAALGKKVKEAPAVRGKGRGEAAFFKVTCKDNGRGMPHDDIPNMLGRVLSGTKYGLRQTRGKFGLGAKMALIWSKMSTGLPIEIKSSMKGQHYVSFCRLDIDIHKNVPHVHLHEKRENKTHWHGAEIQVIIEGNWTTHRSKILHYMRQMAVITPYAQFLFRFLADAADKNLTIKFARRTDVMPPVPLQTKHHPSAVDLLLIKRLIAETTKQNLLQFLQHEFVNISKSHAERLIGEMGPDFSPKMTVKSLTSQQLVRIHQLFRQAKFDDPSGNCLSPAGEYNLRLGIIKELHPDMVATHASSPQVFEGHPFIVEAGISIGGKDVKQGLNIFRFANRIPLLFEQGADVITRTAVKRINWSSYKINQQQDKIGVFVSIVSTKIPFKGTGKEYIGDDITEISSAVKSALKQCCLQLKSKIVKKLQARERQDRKRNLNRYIPDVARAIMETLVEIADESPPKRPRYDKEDEELLEKINSQEVTEITFKDCLTQHVEQVDYEMALDYAMQSGVSEEPREAIFLNSLEGSYKSVDFRSPVFVFRFIL
- the LOC120660221 gene encoding DNA topoisomerase 6 subunit B isoform X3, whose product is MPLIQPSPSRSSLTLRLQCKQSLKEITKSKFNTMIGLVDRERVDEALYDDFESEKAREKRLAKEARFQETQAKNAALGKKVKEAPAVRGKGRGEAAFFKVTCKDNGRGMPHDDIPNMLGRVLSGTKYGLRQTRGKFGLGAKMALIWSKMSTGLPIEIKSSMKGQHYVSFCRLDIDIHKYVQLCWFTVCQNYVSFCCLDIDIHKNVPHVHLHEKRENKTHWHGAEIQVIIEGNWTTHRSKILHYMRQMAVITPYAQFLFRFLADAADKNLTIKFARRTDVMPPVPLQTKHHPSAVDLLLIKRLIAETTKQNLLQFLQHEFVNISKSHAERLIGEMGPDFSPKMTVKSLTSQQLVRIHQLFRQAKFDDPSGNCLSPAGEYNLRLGIIKELHPDMVATHASSPQVFEGHPFIVEAGISIGGKDVKQGLNIFRFANRIPLLFEQGADVITRTAVKRINWSSYKINQQQDKIGVFVSIVSTKIPFKGTGKEYIGDDITEISSAVKSALKQCCLQLKSKIVKKLQARERQDRKRNLNRYIPDVARAIMETLVEIADESPPKRPRYDKEDEELLEKINSQEVTEITFKDCLTQHVEQVDYEMALDYAMQSGVSEEPREAIFLNSLEGSYKSVDFRSPVFVFRFIL
- the LOC120660221 gene encoding DNA topoisomerase 6 subunit B isoform X4, with amino-acid sequence MIGLVDRERVDEALYDDFESEKAREKRLAKEARFQETQAKNAALGKKVKEAPAVRGKGRGEAAFFKVTCKDNGRGMPHDDIPNMLGRVLSGTKYGLRQTRGKFGLGAKMALIWSKMSTGLPIEIKSSMKGQHYVSFCRLDIDIHKYVQLCWFTVCQNYVSFCCLDIDIHKNVPHVHLHEKRENKTHWHGAEIQVIIEGNWTTHRSKILHYMRQMAVITPYAQFLFRFLADAADKNLTIKFARRTDVMPPVPLQTKHHPSAVDLLLIKRLIAETTKQNLLQFLQHEFVNISKSHAERLIGEMGPDFSPKMTVKSLTSQQLVRIHQLFRQAKFDDPSGNCLSPAGEYNLRLGIIKELHPDMVATHASSPQVFEGHPFIVEAGISIGGKDVKQGLNIFRFANRIPLLFEQGADVITRTAVKRINWSSYKINQQQDKIGVFVSIVSTKIPFKGTGKEYIGDDITEISSAVKSALKQCCLQLKSKIVKKLQARERQDRKRNLNRYIPDVARAIMETLVEIADESPPKRPRYDKEDEELLEKINSQEVTEITFKDCLTQHVEQVDYEMALDYAMQSGVSEEPREAIFLNSLEGSYKSVDFRSPVFVFRFIL